One region of Helicoverpa zea isolate HzStark_Cry1AcR unplaced genomic scaffold, ilHelZeax1.1 pri_000069Farrow_1_scaff_2_deb, whole genome shotgun sequence genomic DNA includes:
- the LOC124645568 gene encoding uncharacterized protein LOC124645568 has translation MPSVEIPSFVKANLKHLVLADSDFDKPGDIDLLLGADIFHSIYNGQRLEVGPGLPVALHSVFGWVITGRLDAECSPPAETSTLLASTAALDNVVKRFWEVEEPPKQTIVNPENEKCEQMYTDLVRRNEDGRYVVPMLLKEEHEQLGDSHRTALSRLHNLEKRFLHHEDLKHDYGEFMQEYQDLHHMHQVEPSDTDFRYLIPHHCVIRPDSTSTRLRVVFDASAKTSSGMSLNDIVYTGPKLQNDIVDIITKFRLHKVVFTADVSKMYRNIELRPEDRKYQHILWRSSTCEEVREYELKTVTYGVSSSPFLAIRTLHQLANDHGASWPEAASILRHDTFMDDVTAGAPSVEAALNLKDGIINLLNC, from the coding sequence ATGCCTTCAGTAGAAATACCTTCTTTTGTCAAAGCTAACCTCAAGCACTTGGTTCTAGCTGACAGTGACTTTGATAAACCCGGTGACATTGATCTTTTGTTAGGCGCAGATATTTTCCATAGCATTTATAATGGTCAACGACTTGAAGTAGGCCCGGGTCTACCGGTAGCCCTACATAGTGTATTCGGCTGGGTTATCACGGGCAGGCTCGACGCTGAGTGTTCGCCTCCAGCTGAAACGTCTACACTTTTGGCTTCCACAGCTGCCTTAGACAATGTGGTCAAGCGATTCTGGGAGGTAGAAGAGCCGCCTAAGCAAACGATTGTCAACccggaaaatgaaaaatgtgaaCAGATGTACACAGACCTCGTTCGACGCAACGAAGATGGAAGATATGTAGTACCTATGCTACTCAAGGAAGAACATGAGCAGTTAGGAGACTCTCATCGCACGGCCTTATCCAGACTTCATAATTTGGAGAAACGGTTCCTTCATCACGAAGACCTGAAACACGATTATGGAGAATTCATGCAAGAGTATCAAGACTTACATCACATGCATCAAGTTGAACCTTCTGATACAGATTTTAGATATTTGATTCCGCATCACTGCGTCATCAGACCTGACAGCACGTCAACGAGACTGCGTGTAGTTTTTGACGCCAGCGCGAAGACATCTAGCGGCATGTCTCTTAACGATATTGTCTACACAGGTCCAAAACTTCAAAACGATATCGttgatattattacaaaatttcGTTTACACAAAGTAGTCTTCACAGCCGACGTTTccaaaatgtatagaaatattGAACTTCGTCCTGAGGACCGCAAGTATCAACATATCCTGTGGCGTAGCTCAACTTGTGAAGAAGTCCGTGAATATGAACTTAAGACTGTGACCTACGGCGTGAGCAGTTCACCATTTTTAGCCATCCGTACGCTACACCAGCTAGCAAACGATCACGGTGCATCATGGCCGGAAGCTGCTTCCATTCTGCGTCATGACACGTTCATGGATGACGTCACCGCTGGCGCTCCTTCAGTTGAAGCTGCCTTAAATCTGAAAGACGGAATTATTAATTTGCTGAATTGTG